The following proteins are encoded in a genomic region of Hypanus sabinus isolate sHypSab1 unplaced genomic scaffold, sHypSab1.hap1 scaffold_353, whole genome shotgun sequence:
- the LOC132388578 gene encoding gastrula zinc finger protein XlCGF26.1-like, whose product MAHQRVHTREKPFTCSVCGKGFTQSSNLRSPQRVHTGERPFTCSECEKRFTQSSNLRSPQRVHTGERRFTCSVCGKRFTRSSNLLVHQRVHTGEKPFTCSECGKGFSELSNLLVHQRVHSGEKPFTCSVCAKGFTQSSNLQSHQRVHTGEKPFTCSECGKGFSELSNLLVHQRVHSGEKPFTCSVCAKGFTRSSSLQSHQRVHTGEKPFTCSECGKGFSALSSQLRHQRVHTGEKPFTCSECGKGFSELSSLLRHQRVHTGEKPFTCSECGKGFSELSSLLRHQRVHTGQKPFTCSECGKRFTQSSQLQSHLPVHTGERPFTCSDCGKGFTLISRLQRHQRVHTGEKPFNCSVCGKGFTQSSHLRSHQRVHTGEKPFTCSVCGKRFTVSSHLQSHQRIHTGVKPFTCSECGKGFTQSSNLRSHQRVHTGERPFICSECGKRFTHSSALQRHQRAHTGEKPFTCSECGKGFTQSSYLLRHESVHTGEKPFNCTECGKRFTLSSHLLEHQRVHTGEMPFPCSECGKRFTRSSDLQNHQRVHTGEKPFPCSECGKRFSHSRSLQRHQSVHTGEKPFICLVCGKRFTESSRLLEHQRVHTGEKPFICLVCGKRFNNSSRLLEHQRAHT is encoded by the coding sequence atggctcaccagcgagttcacactagggagaagccattcacctgttcagtctgtgggaagggattcactcagtcatccaacctacggagtccccagcgagttcacactggggagaggccgttcacctgttcagaatgtgagaagagattcactcagtcatccaacctacggagtccccagcgagttcacactggagagaggcgcttcacctgctcagtctgtgggaagagattcactcggtcatccaacctactggtacatcagcgagttcacactggggagaagccattcacctgctcagaatgtgggaaaggattcagtgagttatccaacctactggtacatcagcgagttcactctggggagaagccattcacctgctcagtctgtgcgaagggattcactcagtcatccaacctacagagtcatcagcgagttcacactggggagaagccattcacctgctcagaatgtgggaaaggattcagtgagttatccaacctactggtacatcagcgagttcactctggggagaagccattcacctgctcagtctgtgcgaagggattcactcggtcatccagcctacagagtcatcagcgagttcacactggggagaagccattcacctgctcagaatgtgggaaaggattcagtgcttTATCCAGCCaactgagacatcagcgagttcacactggggagaagccattcacatgctcagaatgtgggaaaggattcagtgagttatccagcctactgagacatcagcgagttcacactggggagaagccgttcacctgctcagaatgtgggaaaggattcagtgagttatccagcctactgagacatcagcgagttcacactgggcagaaaccgttcacctgttcagaatgcgggaagagattcactcagtcatcccaactacagagtcatctgccagttcacactggggagaggccattcacctgctcagactgtggaaaaggattcactctgatatcccgcctacagagacatcagcgagttcacacgggggagaagccattcaactgctcagtctgtgggaagggattcacccagtcatcccacctacggagtcaccagcgtgttcacactggggagaagccattcacctgctcagtctgtgggaagagattcactgtgtcatcccacctacagagtcatcagcgaattcacactggggtgaagccgttcacctgttcagaatgtgggaagggattcactcagtcatccaacctacggagtcatcagcgagttcacactggagagaggccattcatctgctcagaatgtgggaagagattcactcattcatccgccCTACAAAGAcaccagcgagctcacactggggagaagccgttcacctgctcagaatgtgggaagggattcactcagtcatcctacCTACTGAGACATGAGAGTGTTCACACCGGTGAAAAGCCGTTCAATTGCACAGAATGTGGGAAACGGTTCACTCTGTCATCCCACCTTCtggaacaccagcgagttcacactggggagatgccgttcccctgctcagaatgtgggaagagattcactcgctcatccgacctgcagaatcatcagcgagttcacactggagagaagccattcccctgctcagaatgtgggaagaggttcagtcactcacgctccctgcagagacaccagtcagttcacactggggagaagccgttcatctgcttagtctgtgggaagagattcactgagtcatccagattactggaacatcagcgagttcacactggggagaagccgttcatctgcttagtctgtgggaagagattcaataACTCATCCAGATTGCTGGAACATCAGCGAGCTCACACttga